GCGGCTCGTTGTGGTAGAAGGGGTCGAGGTCGTGGATCAGCAACAGGTCGATGCGATGGACACCGAACCGGATCAGGCTGTCTTCGTAGGACCGCATGATGCCGTCGTAGCTGTAATCGTAGACATGGTCGAAGGGCAGCCCGCCGCACCAGAAGCCCTGATCGAAGTGCTGAAGGTCCCGCGTCGCCTTGAAAACGCGGCCGACCTTGGTGGACACCACGTAGGATCCGTGGCTTTTCTGGCGGAGCAGTTCACCCAGCCGCAATTCGCTCTTGCCGTACCCGTACCAGGGCGACGTGTCGTAGTAGCGGATACCGGCCCTCCAGGCAGCGCGCAGCGTTGCGCGCGACTTCGCGTCCGTGACAGGCTGGAACAGGTCTCCCAGCGGTGCGGAGCCGAAACCCAGCTCGGTCACGAAGGCGTCCGTGGTTCCCAGTTGTCTCGTGGCGATTGCCATGTGTTTTCCTTTCTGTGGATTCCGCCGTCAGGGCTCCACTTTCCCTCGAAGCGGGCGGCAGTTGCATACTATGCGAATCCTGTCTCAGATCCTGTTATAGAGTAATCGGCCTGGTGCTTCGTGTCACCTGTTTTGTGGTGGCCGTACCGGGACGAAATCGTTGACAGTCCCGCACCGTTTCCGTAAGATGCACCATCGACTCCAGCACGAAATCCAACCTGTCGTACAGGGGACACGCCAGTTGTTCCGACTCGATCAGTCCGCGGCCAGACTGCGAAAGGCAGCGCGAATGCGTCCGGTGCCCCTGCTGTCCTTGCTCGGGGCGGCCGTCGCACTGTACAGTCTTTCCGTGCTCGCGTTACAGGATGGCGATGAATCGGAGCGCAGAGGGACGGAGCGGTACGTAAATTCCTTCGGCGTTACGCTTCCAGCCGATGCCGCGCCGCCGGAACACCAGGTCCTCACCCAGTTTGCGCCCGACAACCGGTATCTCGACCGGGGCACGTCCACCTACAAGCAGGCATGGGGCGTGGGTCTGGTCGCCGAACCGCTCGCCCGCGTGGACCGCAACTTCAACCTGCACCCTGCCGGCGCCACCTCCTGGAAACTTTCGGAAGACGGACTGACCTGGACGTACGATATCCGCAAGGGGATGATCTTCGCCGACGGCCATCCGCTCACGGCCTACGACTACGAGGCCACCTTCCGCCGCTGGGCGAATCCCGATACGGGGTTCGAATTCGAATGGTACTTCCGGGCTATAAGGAACTGGACCGACATCGTGGGGCGACGCCTTCCGCTCGACTCCCTCGGAGTAAAGGCTCACGATGCCTACACTGTGTCTTTCACCACGGATCGCCCCGCGCCCTACTTGCCGCTCCTGCTGGCCAAGAGCTGGGTGTCCCCGACCCACCTGTTCGATAAGTACGGGCCCGAATGGGCGACTCGTCCCGAAACCCATTTCGGAAGCGGACCCTACCGCCTGGTCGAGTGGATCAAGGGCGACCGCATCGTGCTGGGCATCAACCACAACTACCGTGGACCGATAGAACCCATGCTGGAGCGCGTCGTAGCCCGGCTGTTCAACCTTGCCGTACCGCCCCAGTTCCTCTCGGCCTACGAAGCGGGCGAGGTGGACTATGTTCCCCTGACCAACCAGGCCGAGATCAACCGGATCAAGGCGGATCCTGTCTTGAGCAAACAACTCAATGCCTACACGGATTTCGCCACGTACTACCTGATGCTGGACACCTATAATCCGCCCTTCGACGACATCCGCGTGCGCAAGGCCTTCGCCCATGCCATCGATGTCGACGCCATCATGAAGTCGGCCATGCGGGACGTGGGCGTTCCGGCCTCTTCCATGCTGCCCCCCGGATTTCCGGGTTCAAACTCGGAGGAACTGGCCCCCTTTCAACGGTTCGATCCCGTACTCGCCCGCCAGTACCTTGCCGAGGCCGGCTACCCCGGTGGACGCGGTTTTCCAGAGGTGAACATCTGGCTGCGCGCGGAGGCCGCCAACATCCGGATCGCCGCGGAGGCGGTGCAGGCCATGCTGAATCAGCATCTGGGGCTGGATGTGGGCGTGCGCAACGTGGAGCGCAAAGTCTACGCGGATGCCATGAGCGCCCGGGAACTGACCCTGGGGATGGTACCGTACCAGTACGACTTTATCGACGCGGGCAACCTGCTGACCATCTGGATGTCCAATGGCCGGCACGCGTGGCACAACGATCGATTCGAGCAACTCGTGCTACAGGCCAATGAACTGGTTGGGGATCCTGAACGGCGTATGGCCATGTACCGTGACGCCGAGCGGATCCTGGTCGATGAAGCCGGGGGTATCTTCCTCTGGTACATCCGGATCAACCAGATGTGGAAGCCCTTCATTCGGGGAGATGCCCTGGAACCCAACAAGTGGGGCTACCGGGCCTGGCGGGGTGAGCTCATGTCCAATCTCCAGACCGAGCTCTACATCACGAAGGACGTATTGAAGGATCCCACGAAGAACCAGCCGGAGCCCTTCCGGTTCTGGCAGTGGCTGACCGGCGACGACTGATGCGCGGCGCACGAGTCGGTCGCGGCCCGGCCGGCACTAACGGCTTCCGGCCGCGGCTCGGTCGGTCAATCGATGCCCAGTATCTCCCCCGCGTCGCGGTGAATCATCCCTTCCATTTCCGTTTCGTTCAGGCGGGGCAGTCTCGTACCCTCGAGCATGGCGTTCAGGCCGCGCAGGTCGCGTAGCGTGTCGTCCACCGTCGTGACCGGGTAGTCGGTGCCGAAGAGCAGCTTGTTCCATACCCCGTATTCCTGGACGAGCATGAGACTGTGATAGAACTGGAAGGGACGGTAATGCAGCCCCGAGATATCGGCGTATACGTTGGGATGCTTGCGTATGACCGCCACCGTTTCCCCTTCGTAGGGATGGCCGAGGTGGGCCATGATGATCCTGCAGTCGGGATACTTGATGGCGACGGCGTCCAGGTGGCGGGGCAGCGTGCAGTCCAGCGGTGCCTGGTCCACGAACGTGGTACCGGTGTGCAGCAGGACGGGCAGTCCGTTCCGGGAGGCATAGCGCCACAGGTCGTCGAGTTCGGGGTCCTGGGGATAGAACCCGGCGTACATGGGCAGCAGCTTGATGCCCCGCATGTCCAGGTGCTCCCGGCCTTCGATCATTTCCTCTCTCCATCCGTCCTGGGTGGGGTCCAGCGACATGAAGGGAATCGTCTGATCGGAGTACGCCGCGCAGTACTCCGCCACGTAGCGGTCGGGCGTCCACAGCCCCGACAACCTCGCCTTTCCGCCGAAGACCACGGTCTTCACGGGTGCGCCGGCGTTCC
The window above is part of the Gemmatimonadota bacterium genome. Proteins encoded here:
- a CDS encoding peptide ABC transporter substrate-binding protein → MHHRLQHEIQPVVQGTRQLFRLDQSAARLRKAARMRPVPLLSLLGAAVALYSLSVLALQDGDESERRGTERYVNSFGVTLPADAAPPEHQVLTQFAPDNRYLDRGTSTYKQAWGVGLVAEPLARVDRNFNLHPAGATSWKLSEDGLTWTYDIRKGMIFADGHPLTAYDYEATFRRWANPDTGFEFEWYFRAIRNWTDIVGRRLPLDSLGVKAHDAYTVSFTTDRPAPYLPLLLAKSWVSPTHLFDKYGPEWATRPETHFGSGPYRLVEWIKGDRIVLGINHNYRGPIEPMLERVVARLFNLAVPPQFLSAYEAGEVDYVPLTNQAEINRIKADPVLSKQLNAYTDFATYYLMLDTYNPPFDDIRVRKAFAHAIDVDAIMKSAMRDVGVPASSMLPPGFPGSNSEELAPFQRFDPVLARQYLAEAGYPGGRGFPEVNIWLRAEAANIRIAAEAVQAMLNQHLGLDVGVRNVERKVYADAMSARELTLGMVPYQYDFIDAGNLLTIWMSNGRHAWHNDRFEQLVLQANELVGDPERRMAMYRDAERILVDEAGGIFLWYIRINQMWKPFIRGDALEPNKWGYRAWRGELMSNLQTELYITKDVLKDPTKNQPEPFRFWQWLTGDD
- a CDS encoding amidohydrolase; its protein translation is MIYDVHSHAWRYPDHFNDTFRAQAIRMRGYELDLTPSYESYLTSARNAGAPVKTVVFGGKARLSGLWTPDRYVAEYCAAYSDQTIPFMSLDPTQDGWREEMIEGREHLDMRGIKLLPMYAGFYPQDPELDDLWRYASRNGLPVLLHTGTTFVDQAPLDCTLPRHLDAVAIKYPDCRIIMAHLGHPYEGETVAVIRKHPNVYADISGLHYRPFQFYHSLMLVQEYGVWNKLLFGTDYPVTTVDDTLRDLRGLNAMLEGTRLPRLNETEMEGMIHRDAGEILGID